The proteins below are encoded in one region of Rhinolophus sinicus isolate RSC01 linkage group LG07, ASM3656204v1, whole genome shotgun sequence:
- the LOC109454329 gene encoding LOW QUALITY PROTEIN: uncharacterized protein LOC109454329 (The sequence of the model RefSeq protein was modified relative to this genomic sequence to represent the inferred CDS: inserted 2 bases in 1 codon): MDSVAFEDVAVTFTLEEWALLDPSQKKLYRDVMRETLRNLASVGIKWEDPDIEDKYKNRGRKLRSPTVERLSESKEVGQCGENFNFISNFNLKKTTGVKPRERSARGKVFVYHSSFDGNIRCHPGHNPSEYPKCGEKPYKCKVCGKAFSYLQCFKQHERNHNGEKTYKCKKRGKVFMYHKTLRKHMMKHTRYSPYKCKGCGKVFSCSNSLQLHERMHIREKPYECKQCGKAFRGYQSLQIHERSHNGAKPYSCKKCRKAFRCLSYLQNHEKNHNGEKSYECKICSKAFKYPSRLKIHERTHTAEKPYGCKECGKTFRYYQSLQTHERSHTGEKPYVCKTCSKAFSCLGNLRKHERNHTGEKPYVCKKCNKAFICLSSLRNHEKNHTGEKPYECKECRKTFRCYQSLQVHERNHTGEKPYICKKCSKAFSCLPYLRIHERTHTGEKPYQCKECGRAFRYHQSFRKHERKFIGEKPYECKECGKAFRCYKSFRSHERTHTAEKPYECKICGKAFRYPSRLQEHERTHTAEKPYECKECRKAFRYYQSLQTHERSHTGEKPYVCKTCSKAFSRLRSLKTHERNHTGEKPYVCKKCSKAFICLSYLRNHEKNHTGEKPYECKECRKAFRCYQSLQIHERNHTGEKPYVCKKCSKAFSCVSYLRSHEKIHTVEKPYECKDCGKAFRYYRNYRIHERKFTGEEPYECKECGKAFRCYKSFRRHKRTHTGEKPYECKXCSKAFRYPSYLQLHERTHTEEKPYEYKECGKALQTLSKSSNT, translated from the exons ATG GACTCAGTAGCCTTTGAGGATGTGGCTGTGACCTTCACCCTGGAGGAGTGGGCTCTGCTGGATCCTTCACAGAAGAAACTCTACAGAGATGTGATGCGGGAAACCTTAAGGAACCTGGCCTCAGTAG gaataaaatggGAAGATCCAGACATTGAAGATAAGTACAAAAATCGGGGGAGAAAACTAAG AAGTCCAACAGTAGAGAGACTCTCTGAAAGTAAAGAGGTTGGTCAGTGTGGCGAAAACTTCaactttatttcaaatttcaatctGAAGAAAACTACTGGAGTGAAACCCCGTGAGCGCAGTGCACGTGGAAAAGTCTTTGTGTatcattcatcttttgatggaaATATCAGATGTCACCCTGGACACAATCCGTCTGAGTATCCGAAATGTGGAGAGAAGCCATATAAATGTAAGgtatgtgggaaagcctttagttATCTCCAGTGTTTTAAACAACATGAAAGAAATCATAATGGGGAGAAAacttataaatgtaaaaaacgTGGGAAAGTCTTCATGTACCACAAAACCCTTCGAAAACACATGATGAAACACACTAGATATTCTCCTTATAAATGTAAGGGATGTGGGAAAGTCTTCAGTTGTTCAAATTCACTTCAGTTACATGAAAGAATGCACATtagagagaaaccctatgaatgtaaacaatgtggaaaagcctttagAGGTTATCAAAGTCTGCAAATACATGAAAGAAGTCACAATGGAGCAAAACCCTATTCATGTAAAAAATGTAGGAAAGCGTTCAGGTGTCTCAGTTATCttcaaaatcatgaaaaaaatcacaatggaGAGAAGTcctatgaatgtaaaatatgtagTAAAGCATTTAAGTATCCCAGTCGtcttaaaatacatgaaagaactcACACTGCAGAGAAACCGTATGgatgtaaggaatgtggaaaaaCCTTTAGATATTATCAAAGTCTTCAAACACATGAAAGAAgtcacactggagaaaaaccctatgTATGTAAAACATGTAGTAAAGCATTCAGTTGTCTTGGTAATCTTcgaaaacatgaaagaaatcacactggagagaaaccctatgtatgtaaaaaatgtaataaagcaTTTATTTGTCTCAGTTCTCTTcgaaatcatgaaaaaaatcacactggagagaagccctatgaatgtaaagAGTGTAGAAAAACCTTTAGATGTTATCAAAGTCTTCAAGTACATGAAAGAaatcacactggagagaaaccctatatatgtaaaaaatgtaGTAAAGCATTCAGTTGTCTCCCTTATCTTCGAATACATGAAAGaactcatactggagagaaaccatatcaatgtaaggaatgtggaagAGCCTTCAGATATCATCAAAGTTTTCgtaaacatgaaagaaaattcattggagagaaaccctatgaatgtaaggaatgtggaaaagcTTTCAGATGTTATAAAAGTTTTCGAAGCCATGAAAGAACTCACACTgcagagaaaccctatgaatgtaaaatatgtgGTAAAGCTTTTAGGTATCCCAGTCGCCTTCAAGAACATGAAAGAACTCACACTGCagagaagccctatgaatgtaaggaatgtagAAAAGCCTTTAGATATTATCAAAGTCTTCAAACACATGAAAGAagtcacactggagagaaaccctatgtaTGTAAAACATGTAGTAAAGCATTCAGTCGTCTCCGCTCTCttaaaacacatgaaagaaatcacactggagagaaaccctatgtaTGTAAAAAATGTAGTAAAGCATTTATTTGTCTCAGTTATCTTCgaaatcatgagaaaaatcacactggggagaagccctatgAGTGTAAGGAATGTAGAAAAGCCTTTAGATGTTATCAAAGTCttcaaatacatgaaagaaatcacactggagagaaaccatatgtatgtaaaaaatgTAGTAAAGCATTCAGTTGTGTCTCTTATCTTCGAAGTCATGAAAAAATTCACACTgtagagaaaccctatgaatgtaaggattGTGGAAAAGCTTTCAGATATTATCGTAATTACcgaatacatgaaagaaaattcaCTGGAGAggaaccctatgaatgtaaagaatgtgggaaagcctttagaTGTTATAAAAGTTTTCGAAGACACAAAAGgactcacactggagagaaaccctatgaatgtaa atgTAGTAAAGCATTTAGATATCCCAGTTATCTTCAATTGCATGAAAGAACTCATACTGAAGAGAAGCCCTATGAATAtaaggaatgtggaaaagccCTTCAGACATTATCAAAGTcttcaaacacataa